ACTTTCAAATAAGCCAACTCGGACTGGACTCGAGATACCTTAACGGCATGGTATGTACCCTTGCTTGATGGTATATGCCCTAATCCAACTCGGTGAGAGCATACACAACTCCTTGAGTCTAGAGATAATTAGAAGAGAGTAGACTTGTATGACTTAATGGTTCAGAGGTCAGACTCGAGAGAAATTATTCATAACATGTGTTATTTTATATGATCGGGGTCAGAGAGTATACAATCTCTTAACTTTAGAGCTTTAAGCGAGCATACTTGTATACTTTAATTTATACATTTGTAAATAAAtacgataattttttttaaatgtcttAAAAAATTCCCATTTTAATTCAACCTTTAATCACGTTTTTTGGCATATATAAATGGCCACTTAAGTCTTCTTAACACAATCCTTTTAAAAGAACTATTACCTTTCAAACAATATACTTCATGTTGTCCCTCATGTTACAAATTGTTAGTCGGTTGCGATAGCTCGTGGTACCCCAAATGTCAACTAATGTTAACGTTGGGGTTGATATGTAACGTAAGTGTCACTTGAATGTCAATTTGATCTTTTCGATAGTTAATTTGTTCTCTACTAGTTAGTCACCTTCTCTCGCTCCCCTTACCCCCTTCTCCCTCCCCACCAccattcttctccttctttttgGTGGTTTAAGACTTTCTCTTCCCTACAACTTTGGAGATTCAAAATAGTTTGGCTTCCTCGATTTTGATTTTTATGTGGTTTGGATTCTTCTTCTGACGGTGTTGAAATCGATTATACTATTCATATGGTCTCCTCTTATGGAGAgatgaattatatttatatgATTCAACaagatataataatatatagaaACATAATAAAGTTCTAAAATGATTCCTAAAAAAAGTTCTGTAAGGAACTCGAACTTTAGGGAGTCAAATAGCatctttttttttgcaaaaagcCAAAAACATATGTAGTCTTTACACAAAGAAGTTAAACcaaaagaaattgaaaaggGATATTTATTGTGTAAGCATACAGAGAAAAAAATTTCTTAACTTCACTCTCTTATATGTTAATCTTTTGCTTGACCCCATATATATGGATATTTATAGTCCTGAGGGGCATCCAACATTTGTATTACATACAAATGAATATGTATATTAGATTACATATATGATACTTATGTAGATAAGGATGCAGCCCCTCCTCAACaagaaagctttaaaatgttccCTACTTTGTATTATACAGAATGTGTCAGATTCATACGCAGGAGTCATCACACCCTGGCAATTCCATCAAACTGGCTTTTGTATTATGATGAATTTGTCAGAGAACAAAGCAATTCACCATTATTGATAAAAACCTCCATCTTAAGCTGCTGAGGACATCAATTATTAATTTGCTTACATTAAGAAAAATGGTATCATTGTTTTCCCTTGTGCATCTTAATGTACATTAGGGAGCTAAATACTCTCCTTACGCTAGCTATGAGAGTCTCTGATAGATCTGTTTATTGAGTCACCCACTAATGATCCACATGCAAATGTCAAATCTTGTAAGTTTCACGTTCCAAATGTCCAACCTTATGGGTGAGATATGTTGAATGTCTCACATTAACGAAAAATATTATCAAAATAGTTCTTATAAAAACTATAGTAATAATCACTCAGCCTAGCTTTTGAGCTAGAGTTGGCTAGCCCGAATTCTAAGATCTATACCTAAAGTTTACTTGCAGtgtttcttcaaccccaaaaaagaaaaaagaaaaaaaatgctcACAAACATTGACCTCCATATCCTGCATTTCTAAATAGAGCTTGCTTGATATCTTCAGAACTCAGAATTGTTTTCTGCTCAAATTCCTGTTACATAACAAATAGGATAATTAGATAGATTATAACTCCATTGGTCAACAAAAAAAGACCATGCAGATTGAATATAGAAACAACAACCAAATGATTTTTAGACTATGCTAAAAAACCATCTGTAACATACCTCTGAGCAAGAAGCCTGCATTGTGAAATCATTGAAACTGCTAATAACGCATTGCTGAATATCAAGGCCTAATGCTTCCAAGGTGTTCACTGTAGAAAGCAACAAGCCTGGCTTCCCTGCACAGCAGATCTCAACCCTTGTGTTGATATTCCTCCTGTCCACATCAAACTGCATAGAGGGGAGAAAATCAAATAAGGACTTACACCATATTCAAATTAGGATTCTTGAGGGGTACTTTACTAATTTGACTTAAGTCATGATTGAAACCCcttctaaaattgattctgaagcaaaAATCGATTATGGTGAGAAGCTTCTGTGGGTAGCTATTGTGTTCTGGAACTAATTCTGATgaagagaagttgatccaacTATTCTATTTAATGGGTCTTGTTAAGCTATAATACTACCGGTTAAGGTTACCTTGGGAGAATTTCTCACTAAGATTTCATTGGGCTTTGCATCCTTGAAGATGTTAGTCATGTCTGAATCTACTTCTACTTCTTGTTTCAAATTGTTAATCTTCTCCAGAAGTTCTTTCATGTAATCAATAGTGTCTCCAAGTATAGCTGTTCTGTCCATCTGTAGTTATTAGCATTCAACAAGCAAATTAGCACTTTTGCATGACACACAATCACAAACTAGTTTATGTATATGTTTTTACTTTGGAAAATGTTTGATTCACACCCAAAATATTTTACAATCAATACCTGATACCTCAACCACTTTATCATAAAAGGTGAGGTGTTGGGGGATTTAGATCTCGTGTTCCCAAATAGTGTCTCAATTTTCAATTCTACAAATGTCATCTagtcatgtcaattaaaaagACATGAGTGGAGCAGTTACAAACTGACACTGTAACTTTCAATTGACATTTCAACAGTTTATTGGAAGAACGGAGAACGAGACATAATTTTGGGACAAAAGATTTCAATCCTGTGTTGGAATAGTGTAAAAACTTTTGAATATGAAAAAACCAGAACTACACTCATTGAATGATTGATTGTCATTTCTTACCTTACTTATCTTGGGGACAATTGATCTCAGCATGGAAAGCCTATCATTTAAcctctttctccttctcctctCAGCCATTAGATTCTTGGAGGGCTGCCCCTCAAGCTTCTTTGctctattctttctttccaaACAAGTACCAGTGTTGAATACAGGTATTGCTTCAGGGGATTGGTTTGGCTCCATTTTGCATGTTGTTTCCAAATCCAGATCCTCATCTTCCATCACTGACAAAGGGTAATCTTCTTGAGCCAGAAATGGTTGAGTGTTGAGTGGAGTCTCAAGGAGGGTGTTATAGGATGATGAATCCATGATCTGGGGTGCAGAGAATTCATCAAGTAAGGAACTGTAGATTTCATTGAAGGTGTAGCTGCTACTATTATTGTAGTAACTTTGAGGAACTTGTTGGCAAAGGGAAGAGTGGTTTGGAAGAAAAGAATAAGAGTTTTGATCATAACAGTGATCAAAACTCCAATCATTGGAGAAAAGCTGGTTTTTTTCTGAACTTGGATTAGTATTGCTCCGTGTTTCTTTCTGTAGAGCCAGTAGCTCTTCCTCTAAGAAATCATGGTCATATAACTCCATCTCTCTGTCTTTTTCTctgtctttctctctctctctctggttTGAACTTGGAGTGCTAGTTATTTAGAAAACACCTTGACAAAATAGAGTGCCAGATTAAAGTATTTATAAAGGGGACACTAAAGGGTCTCGCCAATTGGCTATTTTTTACATTATAATAATATGTACTACGTTGTATTCATTAATGTGCTCCTAAAAACTTAAGaccaaaatggaatctatttttcACCTTACACCTCGTTCTTCCCCTTCCTACCTGGAGAAAAAGAGGGACCATTTATGTCCCTTTAACCGAGATTTCTGCAAtcaaaaaacaatttaaaatattatgaattCTCAGGACAGTTTGACCCTCACAATTGTTTGCAACCAAAAAGATTGGAGTCCTCTGATGATTCTTTTGTATGTTAAAGACCTGGTTCATGGACCATGGTTATGAGCAGATCGAATAAACAATCTTAAAAAAATCAAGTCATTGAATCGGTTAAGTAATAAGTTTACAATTTAGATTATGATAGGTTTGGATACGGGCATACTGCACAGCATCAATATTAATATTCAATTCAAAAAGACGTTCATACTCACTTCGAAACAATGAATATATAGTTTGAAATATCGTTttggaaagagaaaaaagatgaTGTACTTTAAAGTTTTTTAcatcgtcaaccaatcagattgtaAGGACGATGTgacacgtcaattaatgaaattaaataaaaaacaaaattttctcacattcttgaaaTTGATTAATTGACAGTGtcagtgcataaaaattaaactcttttggAAATAGGATGAGATGATTCGTTTTTTACTTTCAGATAAATAgtatataattttataaaataaaagccATATGTAAATGATAAATCAGCATAAATGTAATTcactaattattattttatttatatataatcaTAATTATCGTATGGTGCGTGAGtcatttttctgtttttcttttttcttgtcTTTCCTTCTTGTATTTTGGGTTGAACcacattttatattttatatatgccTCTTTTAATACAAGGTTTtaactttataaaaaaaacaaattttgaacAGTATACTGATAAACCAGTACCTTAGAGGAAGCCAATTATAAGTATTTAATTGGTGCAACTCATCAATTCCCAAAAGTGAATTAATCAGCGAATTATGTTACTATTGAGTTGTGCATGTTAAGTGCTCCCTTTTTCAATATGCATTTCTCTCCTCCCCCACCTTTGCAGCAAATTTCAGAGTAAGGTCCCACTCCTCAATGCATCCAAAGTTTGCCAATTGGCTAATAAATTCAAATGGGTTGGTAGTCTCTTTTTGTTCTTAATGACCTAGCATTCCTATTCTGGCTATTTGATCAATATATAAATCCAAGTTGTCTATACTTAATTACTTATACATGAAATTATAAATTAGAATATTTATTTAACTTCCATTTTTCTAGCTAAGGAGGGTGAGGTGAAGCTATGAGTACCCCCACACCATGCAAGTGGTAAGACATTTTTGTTTCTCTATAACACGTGCGCGCGGTTTACAAAAGTGGTGTGTAAATGCAAAAACGTATATATACTAGTAATCTCATCTAAACGTGTTATCTTTGGCTTATGCATTTGGTTTTTTACTAGTATAGTAGTATTCGaatacaattaatcattttTGAGCTTGACTTTCTCCAATTTTGGCTCAACTACTTGATCTTGCATTGATTCTTGATGTACGATTCTACGTAATtatattatgaaaaatattcATTATTGTTGTTCTTGTCATCGTCATGAGCCTGCTAGTGGATTGACAATTGTCTTGGTAGGTGGGGCTCCAAAAACTGATGATCACCCCAGGTAGCGACACATGCATGATGTTTCACAGTTGTATGTACGTAGACCACAGCAAAAATTGACATACAATTGACATAGTCTAGCAAATGTTTTTTACTGCAACTGAGTGTGAAGTGAAAAAATGATCAAAAAGCACATTTTTGGCGGTGTCAAATCCATGTAATACTAGCGTTTTTATCCCGTGTGTTGCACGGtgaatattgatctcattatttagaCACGTAATGATGAATCGACGATCTCGcaaaaatgagtattcaaccaagcaaaataacaatgagtatcacacaacttgtaaaatttgaaaaaaaacttcatatatatttaatcctaaatatttTGTGAAAAACATTTTTAAGATTGTGAAAAACATACTTAAATTAGATGAAAAATTGTTACCAAGAGTTGcaaaagtggtaagagctatgagacataagggttgaagGGGAATAAAGAGTtagcaaaaattattagtttttacatgAATCATTTTTGATGTAAAATTTTTTCCCGTGGAAGTTTTTTATAGGATGTGTGTATACATATACATGTATTAATTAGTCAAGGTACATAGTTCATACAGTATAGTACATACAACCATATTTCTAAAAAACGTTTTATACAAACATATAATCAactttatattttgattttccaCACACGCAAATTATGTTTAATCATTTTGACATTTTCGAAAATTAATGACTTTGCAATTAGGGAAATAAAACTTActtgaattaattattttagaatcatcaatcaccttaattatttctttaaaattggAAACCTTAATTATTGCtctaaaattatttcaaatggaattttttttattaaaaacggattttccatttatttaatatatcatttaatgtcttttatgagtgtaaatacaaaataatataattaagtcgTATATTTAAggaatttgaaggaaataaataattaattgcaaaaggtaatttccttaaatagataacacacagtaatttcCTTGAATACTATGATGGCTATTCCCATTAAGTGGTATATTTAAGGAATTTgaatgaattaaataattaattgcaAAAAGTAATTAATTGCAAAACTTTGAATATAATAATTCttgaataatattaaaataaactttGATAAACCATGTATAAGCTATATTGAGGTTGTGTATATAGACTTAAAATTCTACTGTACTTATAAAAATAAACCCTATTATATTACGGTTGTGTATATTATCATTAAAAAGATTATGAAACAACATTATAGAAATAATCGGAATTGAACAAATTTAATTCCAATTATTTATCATAAATAATCGGTATTATCatgtaattaataaattattttaaatgcaTTCATAACCATTATTTAATGGGGGACAAAGATACAAAATTATAGGGAAATCACTTAGGATATTTAATGTGTGTGAGTCTCTCTGGccgtgacacttgtcagccagagagGGGAGTGTGATAACTTTTATTCTTGTAATGCCATGTGTACAATGTCTTTCGATaatgattttctttttaatagtaTATAGATTTGGGTTCGAAAACACACGTACGCAAAGTTTGTGGTGAAACACATTGTATTTTTTAACACTCTATGTTTAGCTACTATAAAAAACCAACACTAAACATGTATGTCAATTATTGCTAGGATTCAAGAATCATCATTGACTTTGCcttgtttgattgcagtttgcTGGTTTACAAATAACTTTAGGACTAGGTAGCCGTGTGGATCGGTTGAGAGAAACCAATGTAATGATTCTCTAATCAAGTGATTACTCAAGCAAGTGACTTTGTTCTTCAATGCAGGTCCCTAAGACATTCCAAAAAAACTCTTAGTGATCACTATTGAGAAGTTTGCATCGGCAACAAAGCTacttatcaactaaggtaaAACTGGTTGAATAAAGGTTGAAACAGCTGCAATAAAATGGcaaaaagttgaataaataaaATGTTGAAATTTTGTAAAGGAATTTAAAGGCTAAAAAGTAAGgacatgaaaataaaagataaagatAAATTGATGTAGAAAATTTgtattttgattgattgatgAGTTGTATCTTGTATAAATGACTCTCTATTTAAAGAAGCAAATTTGACTAATCTACGACAATTAATAAACACTTGCCACTACCCACCTTCCCCGGTATCCATACGCATTTAATTTACAATAGTGGGATATTGGCGGTTCCTTCTCCTGATTTGCCTAGAAGTTTGGTTTAAGTCGACCTTCCTTGCATCAATTGGTTCTTAAGCAGTAAATACCTTCCCTACATTGAAGGGGTCACTGCTTACTGTTTTTAACAAGTTGGGACTTTATGGAAGTTAGAAAATATCTCTTATCTTACGTTGAGGTCCCTACACCTTTCCTCAAATCTTGTCCAAGTTCAGACATTTGACTGCTTCGCTATTCGTCATTAGCTAGTCTCTTTATCTCAACCAACACCTTACAACGACTAATTTGCCAAATCAGCTAGGTGAAACGTTTCGACCGCCTCACTAGCGTTATGGATTTTTAGGTGCTAACACAGTTTTAATGTTCTGTATTTGAAAACGATTTTGAGAAACAATTTTTTacaacagttttacaaaaaaaatggaaaacaaactttttaaatgagatgtttttcaatattgaaaaaatgtaatttaaaaaaaatctctaaGTTGTTCTGATAGTTTTAAAAGCTAAAAaaaaactgttttcaaaaacactttttaaaaacataaaacaatTTTTAGAAACCTAGTCAAACATGCCCAAACATATACATATATTTATGTCTTTCTTTGGTACATATGTATTTACGTTTTTGTTTGAtaaatcggaaagataaattacaatcTTCCATAGTTAATCTTGGACCTCTCCGTCCCCTATATCCACCAAGTACTCTTACCATGTATTTCAGTTGCGCTATATATTGTAATCTATAAACCTGTCAATTGACGTTGCTTTCCGTATTATTTGCAACTTGCAATGCATATTAGTGGTATTGTGAATTGTGATACCAGAAAGGattggatttggatcctcttCATCCAGCTTCTCTCCATCCAAATATGAgtcattgattttaaaatttaaaggcttgtatcaatttaaaaagaaagagaaaaaatgaattgtatttaaaggcttgaatcaatttaagaagagagagaaaacatgaattaatcctcacctttaaatttcaaaatcaatgaCTCAGATTTTGGATGGAGAGGGGATGGAAAGAAGCtggatggagaggatccaaatccgaAAGGATTCTCCTGTCACGAAAAGGAATGATTTATGATAAACATGTTAACACGTTATTGTGCAGTGGATCAGCCactctattttactatttagcaatatatatatatatatatatatatatatatatatatatatatatatatatgtaaatgtACCTATGTATaactttaattaattttgaaacccCATAAAAGTTGAAGCGTGTGCAccacaagaaaataaaaaagagacaaCTAATCAAGAAAAgtttatgcttttttttttggataaacaAAATTTTGTATTAAAAGGGGTACAAGGGGTACACCAACCCTTAATACAAGAAAGAATTCAAAAAATACAAGTCAGACCCTTAAAACTAGAGAAATAAAAGCCACCAAACTTAAACCAGTAATGGCAATATAATCACCACATGTATTCCACACCACAGGCCGCCACAATAAATCAGTACCAGTAAACTGCAATCCAACATTGGCCAACAATATAAATTGAAGCATGACCAAATCTAGCTTCCAGCAACAATACAAGTTCCACCTTATTGTACCAGAATCACATATATCCAAAACCAATTCCTACAAACCCTCCAAGCATAATAAAGGTAGTGAAGACCACTCAAACATTGAATAGCTAAAAAATTTCACCTTAGATTTAATCCATTGCCAAGAGCGCCATTTGATAAGTTCCATGATTGAAGAAATATCCGGTTCATCAGAGTTAAAAACTGCAAAATTTCTGGCTAACCAAATGGACCAGACTGTAGCTATCCAGATAGAGAAACCACCCTTTTGCTGGTTTTTTGACCACCCAATGCTAAATTGCAGCAAATGCTCACGAGCAGTTCTTGGAAGTGTTGTTTGTATACCTAGCCATCTATAGCACGTGAGCCAAATATCCATCATAACCGGGCAAGCAAAGGCTAGATGATTAGAAGTCTCCACATCGACACAACACAGCTTGCAAATCAATTCCTCATCAGATTGTATAACATTTCTCTTCCGCAAGTTTTCTTTGCTTGGAATTCTATCCAGTAATAGTCTCCAAATAAACGCCTTCACATTTGAGGGGGCAATAGAGTTCCAAATCCACAGATAGATAGGATCAGAATTTAGCCCGTCTAGAACCtgcaaaaaagaataaaaagagtTAACTGAAAATACGCCATCCTGACTTGGCAGCCAGCTCCATTTATCCGCGACACCCTCACGCAAACTGACTTGGTTAATCTCCTCTAGCATTGTGTTAAACCAAGTCTGTTCCCTCCCCGCAAGACCCCTCCTCCAACTCAAATTCCACTACCACATCCCCTCAACCCACTCCCCACAATCCTTCACAGTAGCATACTTCATTCGGGATAAATTATAGAGTCTGTGGTACTTATGACATAGAAGACCACCGCCCGTCCAATTCTCTTGCCAAAATTTTGTACTATTTCCCCCCTGAATTGTTTTCTGGGCACCAAGAGCAAAGCAATCACCACTCTCATCACAGGAAGAAGAATTGACATCCCTCCACCACGCGGACTCTCTCATTGGGTTGATGCCAATATATTTTGCTTTGATAATTCGGCACCACAAGTTATCTGGCTCAGTTGCAAACCTCCATCTCCACTTGCCAAGCAAAGATTTATTAAAAAGTGATAAATCTTTGATTCCCAAACCTCCTAGCTCCTTTGGCTTACACACTGAGACCCAACTAACCCAAGCAATTTTTCTATCCTCCTGCCCCCCACCCCACAGGAAATCCCTCATGATCCCGGAACACAATTTTTCCACACTACGAGGAAGTTTGAAAAAAGAGAGATAAAACAGAGGCAAAGCTGACAACACACTCTGAATCAAACAAATCCTGCCACCGAAAGAAATAGATTTCATTTTCCAAGAGGAGAGTTTAGATCTAAATTTTTTAATCACTGGTTCCCACATCTTTTGAAGCCTCAAATGACCGCCCACAGGAAGACCCAGATAAATAAAAGGAATATCCATCCTTTTACAGTGAAGAAGTGCAGAGTAGCTCTGGACAAGATTCTCCTCAACAACAATAGTTGCCAATTTGCTCTTCATGAAATTAACCTTCAGACCTGAGATTAACTCAAAATAGCGCAACACACATTTAATCACAAACAAGTTTTGAAAATTTGCCTCCCCTAGAAAGACAGTATCATCAGCAAATTGAAGAAGTGACACCACCAGAGAATTATCTCCACCAACCTTGAACCCATAAAATTTCCCCAATCTTACTGCATTACTAAATAATCCATTCAACCCTTCTGCAACGATGAGGAATAAGAATGGGGCAAGAGGGTCCCCTTGCCTAAGGCCTTTCTCCATTCTGAACTCTTTACAAGGACTCCCATTCACTAATACAAGAAAAGTTTATGCTTAATCGTACGTTGATCCTTCTGGCATGCAGTAGGCTTTCTGTGTTTCTAACTAGGTTGAGCTTCACTAATGTCAATTGTGTCACACTCATCATGATTAATAATCGATTAACCTAAGTGGACTGAACCATTGTTAATTATATAGATAGATTACGGCCGGTTTCCCTGGGAATTGCAACGtttgaattttaaatataaGGGCTATATTATGATCAAAAAAAAGTTTTGAAAAACCAATTAATATGCCCTTACTCCAGAAATTTAAGTAAgtgttattcttttttttttataggtaaatgttagtaatgttagtagaTTAGTCATCCTTAaaattcgaaccctggacccttcacccaCTTCATTCTTTATTAACGTACTGTTCTTCATTCTTTATTAACGTATTGTTCATTTAAAAGGGAAAATTATTCTAAATTATCTATCAACTTAaaatttcaagttttttttgACGTATTAAAATTTCAAGTCAAGAGAGcatcaattgatattttttcaaaataatttctttgtaaaaaaataaatgaatagaAATAAAGTACAATTTAaagagta
This is a stretch of genomic DNA from Lotus japonicus ecotype B-129 chromosome 1, LjGifu_v1.2. It encodes these proteins:
- the LOC130734112 gene encoding transcription factor bHLH93-like; translation: MELYDHDFLEEELLALQKETRSNTNPSSEKNQLFSNDWSFDHCYDQNSYSFLPNHSSLCQQVPQSYYNNSSSYTFNEIYSSLLDEFSAPQIMDSSSYNTLLETPLNTQPFLAQEDYPLSVMEDEDLDLETTCKMEPNQSPEAIPVFNTGTCLERKNRAKKLEGQPSKNLMAERRRRKRLNDRLSMLRSIVPKISKMDRTAILGDTIDYMKELLEKINNLKQEVEVDSDMTNIFKDAKPNEILVRNSPKFDVDRRNINTRVEICCAGKPGLLLSTVNTLEALGLDIQQCVISSFNDFTMQASCSEEFEQKTILSSEDIKQALFRNAGYGGQCL